Proteins from a genomic interval of uncultured Methanocorpusculum sp.:
- a CDS encoding histidine phosphatase family protein, with protein sequence MDLPVPSSDGTYHEFCGSPIYEKRFKTVGPFRFPGLAAVVDESGAYHIDFAGNPLYEERYAWVGDYADDCAVVKTADSEYFHINEEGKRIGHNNYLYAEEFREGSAVIYRKNYGATHITTGGEMLYGDWYFDARGFKDGEALVRDEDGWLVIDTTGKEIRRADPPDDEYPVSGIVRFIGTESPIPTILKMTEWDAAVVLVRHAEREPFIKGEPGSHKKLTDRGERASLTFGEKIGGRPIKAYASPMFRCMRTAELILAGAKEPEKVCANDSLGDPGAYIFDDDLTRGLYVKNPTKTITLEYINTGILPGHYPIREGTERLLAFLKSTAFQDGIAVCVTHDVFLAAIVSTLTGYDFTDDWTGFLDGCILFRKKETWYLWWRGKETKL encoded by the coding sequence ATGGACCTTCCAGTACCAAGTTCCGACGGGACATATCACGAGTTCTGCGGCTCGCCCATCTATGAAAAACGGTTCAAAACGGTCGGACCTTTCCGGTTCCCGGGTCTTGCCGCCGTAGTTGACGAATCCGGAGCGTATCATATCGATTTTGCAGGCAATCCCCTCTATGAAGAAAGGTATGCCTGGGTCGGGGATTATGCCGACGACTGTGCGGTGGTCAAAACGGCAGACAGTGAGTATTTCCACATCAACGAAGAGGGAAAACGGATCGGGCACAACAACTATCTCTATGCAGAAGAATTTCGCGAAGGATCGGCGGTGATCTACCGGAAAAATTACGGAGCCACCCACATCACGACCGGCGGCGAGATGCTTTATGGGGACTGGTACTTCGATGCCCGAGGTTTCAAAGATGGAGAGGCGCTGGTCCGGGACGAGGACGGCTGGCTCGTTATCGATACTACCGGAAAGGAGATCCGGCGGGCCGATCCACCCGATGACGAGTATCCCGTTTCCGGGATTGTCAGATTCATCGGAACGGAGAGCCCGATCCCCACCATTCTGAAGATGACCGAATGGGATGCTGCGGTCGTTCTCGTCAGGCATGCCGAACGGGAGCCGTTCATCAAAGGAGAGCCGGGTTCCCACAAAAAACTCACGGACCGGGGAGAGCGGGCGTCACTGACCTTTGGCGAAAAGATCGGAGGGCGGCCAATAAAGGCATACGCAAGCCCGATGTTTCGGTGCATGCGTACCGCCGAACTGATCCTTGCAGGGGCAAAAGAGCCGGAAAAAGTCTGCGCAAACGATTCTCTCGGAGATCCCGGGGCCTACATCTTCGATGACGATCTGACCCGCGGTCTGTATGTGAAAAATCCGACCAAAACGATCACGCTTGAATATATCAACACCGGCATTCTGCCCGGTCATTATCCGATCAGGGAAGGAACGGAGAGGCTTCTCGCCTTCCTGAAAAGTACGGCATTTCAGGACGGCATCGCGGTCTGCGTGACACATGATGTGTTCCTGGCGGCGATCGTTTCGACCCTGACCGGGTATGATTTCACGGATGACTGGACAGGGTTCCTGGACGGATGTATTTTATTCAGAAAAAAAGAAACATGGTACCTCTGGTGGAGAGGTAAGGAGACAAAATTATGA